Genomic window (Pradoshia sp. D12):
CCATGATTTGATCCAGCTTTTGAATGGTTAATCCAATGCGGTGATCTGTAACACGGTTTTGCGGATAATTATACGTACGGATACGTTCTGAGCGATCCCCTGTTCCGACTGCAGATTTACGAGCACTGTCATACTCAGCCTGTGCTTCCTGCTGGAATTTATCATAAATACGAGCACGCAATACTTTCATTGCTTTCTCTTTGTTTTTAATCTGGGATTTTTCATCCTGGCAGGATACAACAATCCCCGTAGGAACGTGAGTAAGACGTACAGCTGACATGGTAGTGTTAACACTTTGTCCGCCCGGTCCGCTGGATGCAAACGTATCTACACGGATATCTTTGTCATGAACTTCAACCTCAACCTCTTCTGCCTCCGGTAAGCAAGCCACAGTCGCTGTTGATGTGTGAATACGACCGCCTGATTCTGTTTCAGGGACACGTTGTACACGATGGGCACCGTTTTCGAATTTCATCTTGGAGTATGCGCCATTTCCATTAATCATAAAGATGATTTCTTTATAACCGCCAAGCCCCGTTGGATTTGAATCCATTACATCAATCTTCCATCCTTGTGCCTCAGCATAACGGCTGTACATTCTATAAAGACTTCCTGCGAATAGGGCCGCTTCATCACCGCCGGCTGCTCCGCGAATTTCCATAATAACGTTTTTATCATCATTAGGATCTTTGGGAATTAGCAATACTTTAAGCTTTTCTTCCAACTCTTTCATTTGTCCGGAAAGTTCATCTACTTCTTCCTTCACCATTTCACGCATTTCAGCATCCAGCTTCTCTTCAAGCATTGCTTTCGCATCAACAAATTGGGAACGTACATCTTTATATTCTCGATACGCAAAGACAGTCTCCTGAATATCTGATTGTTCCTTGGAATATTCGCGAAGCTTCTTAGTGTCATTTACGATTTCCGGGTCACTCAAAAGCTCATTTAATTTGTCATATCGGTCTTCTACCGCTTGTAAACGATCGATCAATTTCTTCACCTCATTAACAGGTTTTTAAAAGAGGTTTTTACCTCAGTATTTGATTTGTTTATTGTACCACAATCAGACGGAAACGAAAAAAAGAGACGGCAAAGATGAACATACATCCTTTAATCTGCCATACCCTTTTATTTCTGACATACAAAAACACCCCCAAATTCCACTTATTCCTCCGGAGGTGTTCATTCCTTTTAAAGCCTGTTTGTTTTTATGTTTTCGATACCACCGTTAATCGGTGTATGTACCGTTTCTTGTTTGCCTGGTACTTCATGATGATGACGGCATCTTGGCTCATAGGATTCCGATGCACCCACTAAAATAACAGGGTCCTCATAGCCTGCAGGCTTCTTATCAATCAAACGCTGCGTCCGGCTTGCAGGGGATCCGCATACGGAACAAACTGCCTGTAGTTTTGTTACCTGTTCTGCCAGGCACATTAACTCCGGCATCGGCCCGAATGGCTCTCCTCTAAAATCCTGATCAAGGCCAGCCAGGATTACTCGATAGCCGCTGTCTGCCAAATGCTGAGCAACCTGTACAATTTCTTCGTCAAAAAACTGCACTTCATCAATGGCAATTAAATCTGTATCTAAATCTATATGATCGAAGATATGGGATGAATGCGTAATGCCTTTGGCAATAACAGAAGTTCCATTGTGGGAAACCACCGCTTCCTCACTGTATCGATTATCAATAGCCGGTTTGAAAACAGCAATGGATTGCTTAGCAAAGACCGCTCTCCTTACCCTGCGAATCAGTTCTTCAGATTTTCCGGAAAACATGCTGCCACAAATTAATTCTATCCAGCCAAATTGTTTCGTTTCGTACATGTGTTGGGGTCTCCCTTCCTGTCTTTACTAGGTTCATTAGGATTTTGCTTGTAACATTCCTGCATTTACTATACCAATAGATAATTATACATCATAAACTGCTCAAGAAAAGATTTTTTATCATTTGTTAATAGAGACCTTTGTTGTTAAAAAATTGATATAACTCCTCTAAAAACATACAAACACAGACCAACATGTTTTTCTCAGTACATTAGCCTGTGTCTGCCTTAAAGCAAAAAAACAGGCAAGCGGCTTACCCGCTGCCTGTTTCCGAAAATCAAAATTATTGTTCTTGTTGTTGGGATTTGAAACCATACTTCTTGTTGAAACGCTCAACACGTCCATCAGCAGAAGCAAACTTTTGACGTCCAGTGTAGAATGGGTGGCATTCATTGCAAACCTCTACGCGCACCTCTTCTTTAACAGAGCCAGTTACAAATTCATTACCACAAGCACATTTAACAGTTGCTGTTTTGTAATTAGGGTGAATTCCTGTTTTCATCTTTTCCACTCCTTCCGCCCTGAGTCTTTCGAAACAGAGTTATCAAGCGTGCTCTTTTTAGTATAAGCACACTCAAGATATTATAACAGACGTGTTATTTTAAATCAACAGCTACTGCTACTATTACAAGATTCTTTTCGATCCGCCCGTTGACTTTTTCATCTCGTCATCGAGGTATTGAAAGAATTCTTGGTTGGTTTTAGTTTGTTTAAGTTTTCGTAACAGACGCTCAGCAAAATCAGGCATATCTGACATCGTTTTGCGAATAGCCCATAATTTTTCCAAATGGTCTTTCGGAATAATAAGCTCCTCTTTCCTTGTCCCAGATCGGCGAATATCAATAGCAGGGAATATTCTTCTTTCTGCTAGTGAGCGATCCAGGTGAAGCTCCATATTACCCGTTCCTTTAAATTCTTCGTAAATAACGTCATCCATTCTTGAACCTGTATCCACAAGAGCTGTTGCTAAAATGGTTAAGCTACCGCCTTCTTCA
Coding sequences:
- a CDS encoding thymidine kinase, coding for MYETKQFGWIELICGSMFSGKSEELIRRVRRAVFAKQSIAVFKPAIDNRYSEEAVVSHNGTSVIAKGITHSSHIFDHIDLDTDLIAIDEVQFFDEEIVQVAQHLADSGYRVILAGLDQDFRGEPFGPMPELMCLAEQVTKLQAVCSVCGSPASRTQRLIDKKPAGYEDPVILVGASESYEPRCRHHHEVPGKQETVHTPINGGIENIKTNRL
- the rpmE gene encoding 50S ribosomal protein L31, with the translated sequence MKTGIHPNYKTATVKCACGNEFVTGSVKEEVRVEVCNECHPFYTGRQKFASADGRVERFNKKYGFKSQQQEQ
- the prfA gene encoding peptide chain release factor 1, whose product is MIDRLQAVEDRYDKLNELLSDPEIVNDTKKLREYSKEQSDIQETVFAYREYKDVRSQFVDAKAMLEEKLDAEMREMVKEEVDELSGQMKELEEKLKVLLIPKDPNDDKNVIMEIRGAAGGDEAALFAGSLYRMYSRYAEAQGWKIDVMDSNPTGLGGYKEIIFMINGNGAYSKMKFENGAHRVQRVPETESGGRIHTSTATVACLPEAEEVEVEVHDKDIRVDTFASSGPGGQSVNTTMSAVRLTHVPTGIVVSCQDEKSQIKNKEKAMKVLRARIYDKFQQEAQAEYDSARKSAVGTGDRSERIRTYNYPQNRVTDHRIGLTIQKLDQIMEGKLDEVIDALIVEDQASRLQNAED